One genomic window of Solanum dulcamara chromosome 12, daSolDulc1.2, whole genome shotgun sequence includes the following:
- the LOC129877526 gene encoding 4-hydroxy-tetrahydrodipicolinate synthase, chloroplastic codes for MSSSIIGHCHFCVESAGTKRRTAIWRSPRAAVIPSFHLPMRSYEVKNRTFAEDIKALRLITAIKTPYLPDGRFDLEAYDALVNLQIENGAEGVIVGGTTGEGQLMSWDEHIMLIGHTVNCFGGSIKVIGNTGSNSTREAIHATEQGFAVGMHAALHINPYYGKTSIEGMISHFDSVLPMGPTIIYNVPSRTGQDIPPRVIQTLTESPNLAGVKECVGNDRVKQYTSNGLVVWSGNDDECHDSRWDHGATGVISVTSNLVPGLMRELMFGGKNPDLNLKVMPLVEWLFDEPNPIALNTALAQLRVVRPVFRLPYVPVTKTKREEFVKIVEEIGRENFIGERDVQVLDDNDFVLLGRY; via the exons ATGTCATCCTCAATTATAGGTCACTGCCATTTCTGCGTTGAATCTGCCGGAACTAAGAG GAGAACTGCAATATGGAGGTCACCTAGAGCAGCAGTAATTCCAAGTTTCCACCTCCCAATGCGCAGTTATGAAGTTAAAAATAG GACATTTGCTGAGGACATAAAAGCACTTCGATTGATTACTGCAATCAAAACCCCATATTTACCAGATGGAAGATTTGATCTTGAGGCTTATGACGCCTTAGTAAATTTGCAAATTGAAAATGGCGCTGAGGGTGTGATTGTTGGTGGCACTACAGGTGAAGGTCAATTGATGAGTTGGGATGAACACATCATGCTCATTGGTCACACAGTGAACTGTTTTGGAGGATCAATCAAAGTCATTGGAAACACAGGAAGCAACTCCACGAGGGAAGCAATTCATGCTACAGAACAGGGATTTGCTGTAGGTATGCATGCAGCTCTTCACATCAATCCCTACTATGGGAAGACCTCCATAGAGGGTATGATTTCTCACTTTGACAGTGTGCTCCCTATGGGCCCTACTATCATTTATAATGTGCCATCACGAACTGGTCAAGACATTCCCCCACGTGTAATTCAGACATTAACAGAGAGCCCTAACCTTGCCGGTGTCAAAGAGTGTGTTGGAAATGATAGAGTGAAGCAGTATACAAGTAATGGGTTGGTCGTGTGGAGTGGGAATGATGATGAATGCCACGACTCACGGTGGGATCATGGTGCTACAGGAGTTATTTCTGTCACCAGCAACTTGGTTCCTGGTCTGATGCGTGAACTAATGTTTGGAGGAAAGAACCCTGATTTGAACTTAAAGGTAATGCCATTGGTTGAGTGGTTGTTTGATGAGCCAAACCCCATTGCTCTAAATACAGCTTTAGCTCAACTCAGAGTTGTGAGGCCTGTCTTTCGCCTTCCATATGTTCCAGTTACAAAGACAAAGAGAGAGGAGTTTGTGAAGATTGTTGAGGAAATTGGACGGGAAAACTTTATAGGGGAAAGAGATGTCCAAGTTTTGGATGATAATGATTTTGTTTTGCTTGGTAGGTATTAG
- the LOC129877232 gene encoding ubiquitin-conjugating enzyme E2 variant 1D-like, with product MALGSGGSSVVVPRNFRLLEELERGEKGIGDGTVSYGMDDGDDIYMRSWTGTIIGPHNSVHEGRIYQLKLFCDKDYPEKPPSARFHSRINMTCVNHETGVVEPKKFALLANWQREYTMEDILVQLKKEMASPHNRKLVQPPEGTFF from the exons ATGGCTCTTGGTTCAGGAGGATCCAGTGTCGTCG TCCCTCGGAATTTCAGATTACTTGAGGAACTTGAACGCGGTGAAAAGGGTATTGGAGATGGGACTGTGAGCTATGGGATGGATGATGGAGATGATATCTATATGCGTTCCTGGACTGGCACCATTATTGGTCCTCACAAT TCCGTTCATGAAGGTCGCATTTATCAGTTGAAGTTATTCTGTGATAAAGATTATCCAGAGAAGCCACCAAGTGCCCGCTTCCATTCTCGAATTAACATGACGTGTGTCAACCATGAGACAGGAGTG GTGGAGCCAAAAAAGTTTGCTTTACTTGCAAATTGGCAGCGAGAGTACACCATGGAAGACATACTAGTTCAACTGAAAAAGGAGATGGCTTCTCCTCACAATCGCAAGCTAGTTCAGCCCCCCGAAGGCACCTTTTTCTAG